The following proteins come from a genomic window of Mycolicibacterium rufum:
- the iniR gene encoding isoniazid response ATPase/transcriptional regulator IniR, with translation MTSPASHRPTDLPPAARDAVAAVDADPRAPVKLLVSGGIGTGKSTVLAAVRASLRTVDRPVLSRPPRPGDADGAAVIVDDADLLADPALAQLTDLVADPAATVVISTPPLAHRAPLRDLVVALHRENPAVTLGPLPPVEVGRFAAATLGEAPPPDLVRSLIATTAGLPFLLRPTLSAVGDGTQGLRQAARVALIERLRRLDEPLLDTLLITSLTSGLGPDDVAAALRMSPTDALAAVDRARACGLLEPSHPASFLRDVHDAIADSVGASRHHDLEVSLLTAQLDSSTLTADLALRLAEHGLRDERLAEALTDLAGRTTAHPARAARLYRAAADAGNSTPSPRLADALALTGDCATAARLADGMLTAPDQDQRAAAVRIAASIALHDGSATQARDLFAWLGPAPDAVVGAAATVAFLAAGDAAAARAEGQTADAGPPTSTARAARAITEGLLMTLDKPYPVALTRLSQAIGAEQDRSIVAPDTPAALVTLAALHGGDPVRARSVIGRAVRDGSPSGAADAIFVTHRHRLLLGWALMQDGHLAAAGAAVAAVSGRPLHRRDALWAAALQTAIARRGGDTGAMQQHWYSAMEVLAECSTEVFALLPLGELWVAAARMRQVDRLAHTLEEAFGLLRGLGDPALWSVPLHWAGVHAGILANSPDDVAPHGQTLTAAAAHSPFAKVLATAGRTWLRVLAGHVDVDEVATAARALARFGHTSDATRLAGQAALQTTDARISQAMLQLARDLKQAVAAPDLPEEPATADRPSAPVSRPGQARPATQLSEREREVAELLLQGLPYRDIGAQLFISAKTVEHHVARIRRRLGAESRSEMLSMLRVMLAPAH, from the coding sequence ATGACCAGTCCGGCGTCGCACCGGCCGACGGATCTGCCGCCGGCTGCGCGGGACGCGGTGGCTGCGGTCGACGCTGATCCCCGCGCGCCGGTGAAGTTGCTGGTCTCCGGCGGCATCGGGACGGGCAAGTCCACGGTGCTGGCGGCCGTGCGGGCGTCGCTGCGCACGGTCGACCGCCCGGTGCTGTCCCGGCCGCCGCGCCCGGGCGATGCCGACGGAGCCGCGGTGATCGTCGACGACGCCGACCTGCTCGCCGACCCTGCGCTCGCGCAGCTCACCGACCTGGTCGCCGACCCCGCGGCGACGGTCGTCATCTCGACACCGCCGCTGGCCCACCGCGCTCCCCTGCGTGACCTGGTCGTCGCACTGCACCGGGAGAACCCGGCCGTGACCCTGGGTCCGCTGCCGCCGGTGGAGGTCGGCAGGTTCGCCGCGGCCACCCTCGGCGAGGCGCCGCCGCCGGATCTGGTGCGGTCGCTCATCGCGACGACGGCCGGACTGCCGTTCCTGCTGCGTCCGACGCTGTCGGCGGTCGGCGACGGTACTCAGGGGTTGCGTCAGGCGGCCCGTGTCGCGCTGATCGAACGGCTCCGCCGCCTCGACGAACCGCTGCTCGATACGCTGCTGATCACCTCGCTGACCTCCGGCCTTGGCCCTGACGACGTCGCTGCCGCCCTGCGGATGAGCCCGACGGACGCGCTCGCCGCGGTGGACCGGGCCCGGGCATGCGGCCTCCTCGAGCCGTCGCATCCGGCGAGCTTCCTGCGCGACGTGCACGACGCCATCGCGGACAGCGTCGGGGCGTCGCGGCACCACGATCTCGAGGTGTCGCTGCTGACCGCGCAGCTCGACTCCTCGACGTTGACCGCCGACCTGGCATTGCGGCTGGCCGAGCACGGGCTGCGCGACGAGCGGTTGGCCGAAGCGCTGACCGATCTGGCCGGGCGCACCACGGCGCATCCGGCGCGGGCCGCGCGGCTGTACCGGGCGGCTGCCGACGCCGGGAATTCCACGCCGAGCCCGCGACTGGCCGACGCGCTAGCCCTGACGGGTGACTGCGCGACGGCGGCACGGCTGGCCGACGGCATGCTCACCGCGCCCGACCAGGATCAGCGGGCCGCCGCGGTGCGCATCGCGGCGAGCATCGCGCTGCACGACGGCAGCGCCACCCAGGCCCGCGACCTGTTCGCTTGGCTCGGCCCGGCGCCCGACGCGGTGGTCGGCGCGGCCGCCACCGTCGCCTTCCTGGCCGCGGGTGACGCCGCCGCCGCGCGGGCTGAGGGCCAGACCGCCGACGCGGGCCCGCCGACGTCGACGGCGCGGGCGGCGCGAGCGATCACCGAGGGCCTGTTGATGACGCTCGACAAGCCGTATCCCGTGGCGCTAACCCGGTTGAGTCAGGCGATCGGCGCCGAACAGGACCGCTCGATCGTCGCGCCCGACACCCCGGCCGCGCTGGTCACCCTTGCGGCGCTGCACGGCGGCGACCCGGTGCGGGCGCGGTCGGTGATCGGGCGCGCGGTTCGCGACGGGTCCCCATCGGGCGCAGCCGATGCGATCTTCGTCACGCACCGGCACCGGCTGCTGCTCGGCTGGGCGCTGATGCAGGACGGTCACCTGGCCGCCGCCGGCGCGGCCGTTGCCGCCGTGAGCGGCCGGCCGCTGCACCGGCGCGACGCACTGTGGGCCGCGGCGCTGCAGACCGCCATCGCCCGGCGCGGCGGCGACACCGGCGCGATGCAGCAGCACTGGTACTCGGCGATGGAGGTGCTGGCCGAGTGCTCGACCGAGGTGTTCGCTCTGCTGCCGCTCGGCGAACTGTGGGTGGCGGCGGCGCGGATGCGTCAGGTCGACCGGCTGGCCCACACCCTCGAGGAGGCGTTCGGACTGCTGCGCGGACTCGGCGATCCGGCGCTGTGGTCGGTGCCGCTGCACTGGGCCGGCGTGCACGCGGGCATCCTGGCCAACTCCCCCGACGACGTCGCCCCGCACGGCCAAACGCTGACGGCCGCCGCCGCGCACAGCCCGTTCGCGAAAGTCCTGGCCACGGCTGGTCGCACCTGGCTGCGGGTCCTCGCCGGTCACGTCGACGTCGACGAGGTGGCCACCGCGGCGCGCGCACTCGCCCGGTTCGGCCACACCTCGGACGCCACCCGCCTGGCGGGCCAGGCGGCGCTGCAGACCACCGATGCCCGGATTTCGCAGGCCATGCTGCAGCTTGCCCGCGATCTCAAGCAGGCCGTCGCCGCGCCGGACCTGCCCGAGGAACCGGCCACCGCCGACCGTCCCTCCGCGCCGGTCTCGCGGCCCGGCCAGGCGCGGCCCGCGACCCAGCTGTCCGAGCGCGAACGGGAGGTCGCCGAACTCCTGCTGCAGGGCCTGCCGTACCGCGACATCGGGGCCCAGCTGTTCATCTCCGCCAAGACCGTCGAGCACCACGTCGCCCGCATCCGGCGCCGTCTGGGTGCCGAGTCGCGCTCGGAGATGCTGTCGATGCTCAGGGTGATGCTCGCCCCCGCCCACTGA
- a CDS encoding heterodisulfide reductase-related iron-sulfur binding cluster — protein sequence MDTQMLIRMIVGALMIVVVGLLAAKRVAWLTRLIRSGQPMSEANNRKDHLQKRITTQFEEVFGQTRLLRWSVPGIAHFFTMWGFFVLATVYLEAFGLLVVHDFHIPIVGRWDALGFLQDFFAVAVLAGIITFSIIRIVREPKKHGRDSRFYGSHTGGAWLILFMIFNVIWTYALVRGAAVVTGNLPYGNGAFFSQLMGAILRPLGVPANEWIETLALLGHIAIMLVFLLIVLHSKHLHIGLAPINVTFKRMPNGLGPLLPVESKGEIVDFEDPAEDAVLGRGKIEDFTWKGYLDMTTCTECGRCQSQCPAWNTGKPLSPKLVIMNLRDHMFAKAPYFLDGKESPLQNTPEGGLGEELRGEKESEKHSHEHVPESGFERIPADSPLQATRPLVGTLEEGGVIDPDVLWSCTTCGACVEQCPVDIEHIDHIVDMRRYQVMMESEFPGELGVLYKNLENKGNPWGQNAKDRTNWIDEVDFDVPVYGKDVESFAGYEYLFWVGCAGAFEDRAKKTTKAVAELLATAGVKFLVLGEGETCNGDSARRSGNEFLFQQLAAQNVETLNDLFEGVERVDRKVVVTCPHCFNTLGREYPQVGGNYTVLHHTQLLNRLVRDKKLVPVKQADGGMDITYHDPCYLGRHNKEYSAPRELIGASGAKLTEMPRHADRGLCCGAGGARMWMEEHIGKRVNVERSEEAVDTGASAIATGCPFCRVMMTDGVDDVTSTRSLEKAPEVLDVAQLLLGSLDKTGVTLPEKGTAAKEAEERAAQVGAASPAEVVEEVAEVADAGEAPAEASASTATDSKPVTGLGLAGGAKRPGAKKTAAPAEDKPAAVEAKGLGIAGGAKRPGAKKAAAAPAAESAPAAEAPAKAEPEVKGLGIAGGAKRPGAKKAAAAAPGAESAPAAEAPAKAEPEVKGLGLAAGARRPGAKKAPASPNEGAPTVVQPANVDPDQAQAGTEAPDTADSDRGLDAKPEPEVKGLGIAPGARRPGAKKAPASAPAPAPAAEPAPEAEAAAEESPSPEPEPEPAAPATNGNGEARVVGDEPPVKGLGIAKGARRPGRR from the coding sequence GTGGATACCCAGATGCTCATCAGAATGATCGTCGGGGCGCTGATGATCGTGGTCGTCGGCCTTCTCGCCGCCAAGCGCGTGGCGTGGCTGACGAGGCTGATCCGGTCGGGCCAGCCCATGAGTGAGGCCAACAACCGCAAAGACCACCTGCAGAAGCGCATCACCACCCAGTTCGAAGAGGTGTTCGGCCAGACCCGACTGCTGCGGTGGTCGGTCCCCGGTATCGCGCACTTCTTCACCATGTGGGGTTTCTTCGTCCTGGCCACCGTGTATCTGGAGGCCTTCGGTCTGCTCGTCGTGCACGACTTCCACATCCCGATCGTCGGCCGCTGGGACGCGCTGGGCTTCCTGCAGGACTTCTTCGCCGTCGCCGTGCTGGCCGGCATCATCACGTTCTCGATCATCCGCATCGTGCGCGAGCCCAAGAAGCACGGCCGCGACTCCCGGTTCTACGGCTCGCACACCGGCGGCGCCTGGCTGATCCTGTTCATGATCTTCAACGTCATCTGGACCTACGCGCTGGTCCGCGGTGCCGCGGTGGTCACCGGCAACCTGCCCTACGGCAACGGCGCCTTCTTCTCTCAGCTGATGGGCGCGATCCTGCGGCCGTTGGGGGTGCCCGCCAACGAGTGGATCGAGACACTGGCGCTGCTCGGCCACATCGCGATCATGCTGGTGTTCCTGCTGATCGTGCTGCACTCCAAGCACCTGCACATCGGCCTGGCGCCCATCAACGTCACGTTCAAGCGGATGCCCAACGGGCTCGGCCCGCTGCTTCCCGTCGAGTCCAAGGGCGAGATCGTCGATTTCGAGGATCCCGCCGAGGACGCCGTGCTGGGCCGCGGAAAGATCGAGGACTTCACCTGGAAGGGCTACCTCGACATGACCACCTGCACCGAGTGCGGGCGTTGTCAGTCGCAGTGCCCGGCGTGGAACACCGGGAAGCCGCTGTCTCCGAAGCTCGTGATCATGAACCTGCGCGACCACATGTTCGCCAAGGCGCCGTACTTCCTCGATGGCAAGGAATCCCCGCTGCAGAACACGCCCGAAGGCGGTCTCGGTGAGGAGCTGCGCGGCGAGAAGGAGAGCGAGAAGCACTCCCACGAGCATGTGCCGGAGTCGGGCTTCGAACGCATTCCTGCCGACTCGCCGCTGCAGGCGACCCGACCGCTGGTCGGCACGTTGGAAGAGGGCGGCGTCATCGACCCCGACGTGCTGTGGTCCTGCACGACGTGCGGTGCCTGCGTCGAGCAGTGCCCGGTCGACATCGAGCACATCGACCACATCGTCGACATGCGCCGCTACCAGGTGATGATGGAGTCCGAGTTCCCCGGGGAGCTCGGCGTGCTCTACAAGAACCTGGAGAACAAGGGCAACCCGTGGGGCCAGAACGCCAAGGACCGCACGAACTGGATCGACGAGGTCGACTTCGACGTCCCGGTGTACGGCAAGGACGTCGAGTCGTTCGCGGGCTACGAGTACCTGTTCTGGGTCGGCTGCGCCGGCGCGTTCGAGGACCGCGCGAAGAAGACCACCAAGGCCGTGGCCGAACTGCTGGCCACCGCGGGCGTGAAGTTCCTGGTGCTCGGCGAGGGCGAGACCTGCAACGGCGACTCCGCGCGCCGGTCGGGCAACGAGTTCCTCTTCCAGCAGCTCGCCGCACAGAACGTCGAGACGCTGAACGACCTGTTCGAAGGCGTCGAGCGGGTCGACCGCAAGGTCGTGGTGACCTGCCCGCACTGCTTCAACACCCTCGGCCGGGAGTACCCGCAGGTCGGCGGCAACTACACGGTGCTCCACCACACCCAGCTGCTGAACCGGCTGGTCCGGGACAAGAAGCTGGTGCCGGTCAAGCAGGCCGATGGCGGTATGGACATCACCTACCACGACCCCTGCTACCTGGGCCGGCACAACAAGGAGTACTCGGCGCCGCGTGAGCTGATCGGTGCGTCCGGGGCGAAGCTGACCGAGATGCCGCGCCACGCCGACCGCGGCCTGTGCTGCGGTGCCGGTGGCGCCCGGATGTGGATGGAAGAGCACATCGGCAAGCGCGTCAACGTCGAGCGCTCCGAGGAGGCCGTGGACACGGGTGCCTCGGCGATCGCGACGGGCTGCCCGTTCTGCCGCGTGATGATGACCGACGGCGTGGACGACGTCACGTCCACCCGCAGCCTGGAGAAGGCGCCCGAGGTGCTCGACGTCGCGCAGCTGCTGCTGGGCTCGCTCGACAAGACCGGCGTCACGCTGCCCGAGAAGGGCACCGCGGCCAAGGAGGCCGAGGAGCGCGCCGCGCAGGTCGGGGCCGCGTCGCCCGCCGAGGTCGTCGAAGAGGTTGCCGAGGTTGCTGACGCCGGCGAGGCGCCGGCCGAGGCGAGCGCGAGCACCGCGACGGACTCCAAGCCGGTCACCGGCCTGGGCCTGGCCGGCGGGGCCAAGCGGCCGGGGGCCAAGAAGACGGCAGCACCCGCCGAGGACAAGCCCGCGGCCGTCGAGGCCAAGGGGCTCGGCATCGCAGGCGGGGCCAAGCGCCCCGGCGCGAAGAAGGCCGCGGCGGCCCCGGCCGCCGAGAGCGCACCCGCCGCCGAGGCACCCGCGAAAGCCGAACCCGAGGTCAAGGGCCTGGGCATCGCCGGTGGAGCCAAGCGGCCCGGCGCCAAGAAGGCGGCCGCGGCGGCCCCGGGCGCCGAGAGCGCACCCGCCGCCGAGGCGCCCGCGAAGGCCGAACCGGAGGTCAAGGGGCTGGGTCTCGCCGCGGGGGCACGCCGTCCCGGCGCCAAGAAGGCGCCGGCGTCGCCCAACGAGGGCGCGCCGACCGTCGTCCAGCCGGCCAATGTCGATCCCGACCAGGCGCAGGCGGGTACCGAGGCCCCGGACACCGCCGACTCGGACCGCGGACTGGATGCCAAGCCCGAACCCGAGGTGAAGGGTCTGGGCATCGCACCGGGCGCGCGTCGCCCCGGCGCCAAGAAGGCGCCGGCGTCGGCACCCGCACCCGCACCCGCAGCAGAACCGGCACCTGAGGCCGAGGCCGCCGCCGAGGAGTCGCCCTCACCTGAGCCCGAGCCTGAGCCCGCCGCCCCGGCGACCAACGGCAACGGCGAGGCGCGCGTGGTCGGCGACGAGCCGCCCGTGAAGGGCCTCGGCATCGCCAAGGGCGCCCGCCGCCCCGGCCGCCGGTAA
- a CDS encoding pyridoxal phosphate-dependent aminotransferase: MTTHQVPWQAGSGHARQREFTQSSKLQDVLYEIRGPVHEHASRLEAEGHRILKLNIGNPAPFGFEAPDVIMRDIIQALPYAQGYSDSKGIVSARRAVFTRYELVDGFPRFDIDDVFLGNGASELIQMTLQALLDNGDQVLIPAPDYPLWTACTSLAGGTPVHYLCDETQGWNPDVADLESKITDRTKAIVVINPNNPTGAVYSRETLEQIADLARKHQLLLLSDEIYDKILYDDAQHISMASVAPDVLTLTFNGLSKAYRVAGYRSGWLVITGPKEHAGSFIEGISLLANMRLCPNVPAQHAIQVALGGHQSIDDLVLPGGRLLEQRDVAWGKLNEIPGVSCVKPQGALYAFPRLDPEVYEIHDDEQLVLDLLLQEKILVVQGTGFNWPTPDHLRIVTLPWARDLAAAIERLGNFLVSYRQ, from the coding sequence ATGACGACCCATCAGGTGCCGTGGCAGGCCGGCAGCGGGCACGCGCGTCAGCGTGAGTTCACGCAGTCGAGCAAGCTACAAGACGTTCTGTACGAGATCCGTGGCCCCGTACACGAGCACGCCTCGCGCCTGGAGGCCGAAGGCCACCGCATCCTCAAGCTCAACATCGGTAATCCTGCGCCGTTCGGTTTCGAGGCGCCCGACGTCATCATGCGCGACATCATCCAGGCGCTCCCCTACGCGCAGGGCTACTCCGACTCCAAGGGCATCGTCAGCGCCCGGCGCGCCGTGTTCACCCGCTACGAACTCGTCGACGGCTTCCCGCGTTTCGACATCGACGACGTGTTCCTCGGCAACGGTGCCTCCGAACTCATCCAGATGACGTTGCAGGCCCTACTCGACAACGGCGACCAGGTGCTGATCCCGGCGCCGGACTATCCGCTGTGGACGGCGTGCACCTCGCTGGCGGGCGGCACCCCGGTGCACTACCTGTGCGACGAGACGCAGGGCTGGAATCCTGACGTCGCCGACCTGGAGTCGAAGATCACCGACCGCACCAAGGCGATCGTGGTCATCAACCCGAACAACCCCACCGGTGCGGTGTACAGCCGCGAGACGCTCGAGCAGATCGCCGACCTGGCACGCAAACACCAACTCCTGCTGCTGTCCGACGAGATCTACGACAAGATCCTCTACGACGACGCCCAGCACATCTCCATGGCGTCGGTGGCGCCCGACGTGCTCACCCTGACCTTCAACGGGCTGTCCAAGGCCTACCGGGTGGCCGGTTACCGCTCAGGGTGGCTGGTGATCACCGGACCCAAAGAGCACGCGGGCAGCTTCATCGAGGGCATCAGCCTGCTGGCCAACATGCGTTTGTGCCCGAATGTGCCTGCACAGCATGCCATTCAGGTCGCGCTCGGCGGGCATCAGAGCATCGACGACCTGGTCCTGCCCGGCGGCCGACTGCTCGAGCAGCGCGACGTGGCGTGGGGCAAGCTCAACGAGATCCCCGGGGTCTCCTGCGTGAAGCCGCAGGGTGCGCTGTACGCCTTCCCGCGGCTGGACCCCGAGGTCTACGAGATCCACGACGACGAGCAACTGGTACTGGACCTGCTGCTGCAGGAGAAGATCCTCGTCGTGCAGGGAACCGGGTTCAATTGGCCCACACCGGATCACCTGCGGATCGTGACCCTGCCGTGGGCGCGCGACCTGGCGGCTGCCATCGAACGCCTGGGCAACTTCCTGGTCAGCTACCGGCAGTGA
- a CDS encoding YibE/F family protein, producing MAHSHSHSHSLSGPSPLGPLAAKIVVALLAACAVAVAIGAVVLWPSAQKADIPLPFQNAAGGAVTTEAGHVVASSTATCGSPSAGAVLTADPVPAPGEGAQCVQTVVTIDSGPNEGARTLLEFSGGPGQPHLAVGDDIRISRQVDDVGATTYSFYDFERTWPLTVLAAAFAVVVVAVARWRGLRALIGIVIAFGVLVVFLLPALRDGAPAVPVALAASAAILFAVIYLAHGVSLRTSAALLGTLTSLLVAALLSWAAIEFAHLTGLSEDQNNEVAAYMGNVSITGLLLAGFIIGSLGVLNDVTITQASAVFELAELGSTGRRAVFVGAMRVGRDHIASTVYTLVLAYAGSALPLLLLFSVANRSLGDVLTSESVAIEIARSAVGGIALALSVPLTTAIAAVLATPQRAENA from the coding sequence GTGGCGCACTCCCACTCTCATTCGCACTCGCTGAGCGGGCCGTCACCGCTCGGTCCGCTGGCCGCGAAGATCGTCGTGGCGCTCCTGGCCGCCTGCGCGGTGGCGGTCGCCATCGGCGCGGTGGTGCTGTGGCCCAGCGCCCAGAAGGCCGACATCCCGCTCCCGTTCCAGAACGCCGCGGGCGGTGCGGTCACCACCGAGGCCGGCCATGTCGTGGCGAGCAGCACCGCGACGTGCGGCAGTCCGTCGGCCGGCGCGGTGCTCACCGCCGACCCCGTGCCTGCGCCCGGCGAGGGCGCGCAGTGCGTGCAGACCGTGGTGACGATCGACTCCGGCCCCAACGAAGGCGCGAGGACACTGCTCGAATTCAGTGGCGGCCCGGGCCAACCCCATCTCGCCGTCGGCGACGACATCCGGATCAGCAGGCAGGTCGACGACGTCGGTGCCACGACGTACTCGTTCTACGACTTCGAACGGACGTGGCCGCTGACAGTGCTCGCCGCGGCGTTCGCGGTAGTGGTCGTCGCGGTGGCGCGGTGGCGCGGGCTGCGCGCGCTGATCGGCATCGTGATCGCGTTCGGTGTGCTCGTCGTGTTCCTGCTGCCCGCGCTGCGCGACGGTGCACCCGCGGTCCCGGTCGCGCTCGCCGCGTCGGCGGCCATCCTGTTCGCGGTGATCTACCTCGCCCACGGCGTGAGTCTGCGCACCAGCGCCGCACTGCTGGGCACCTTGACCTCACTCCTGGTGGCAGCCTTGTTGTCCTGGGCGGCAATCGAATTCGCGCACCTGACCGGGCTGTCGGAGGACCAGAACAACGAGGTCGCCGCGTACATGGGCAACGTGTCGATCACCGGGCTGCTGTTGGCCGGCTTCATCATCGGTTCGCTCGGTGTGCTCAACGACGTGACGATCACCCAGGCATCCGCGGTGTTCGAGCTGGCCGAGTTGGGGTCGACGGGCCGGCGGGCCGTCTTCGTCGGCGCGATGCGGGTGGGCCGGGACCACATCGCCAGCACCGTGTACACGCTGGTGCTGGCCTACGCCGGCAGTGCGCTGCCGCTGCTGTTGTTGTTCAGCGTCGCGAACCGGTCCCTCGGCGACGTGCTGACCAGTGAGAGCGTGGCCATCGAGATCGCCCGCTCGGCCGTCGGCGGCATCGCGCTGGCACTGTCGGTGCCCCTGACGACCGCGATCGCCGCGGTCCTGGCCACGCCGCAGCGCGCCGAGAACGCCTAG
- a CDS encoding adenylate/guanylate cyclase domain-containing protein, with amino-acid sequence MGDNRVRYARNGDVRLAYRMFGDSGPVVIWTPGWVVSDVDTIDELTSPYGRLIRRFAESLRFVMWDRRGTGLSDPADHVLTLEERVADLGAVVDAVGEDRPSLSGTGDGGAIAIMFAAMYPDWIHRLCLYGTAARFSQDPPGYPWGFTPEEIEGQLDEIDRSWGAGALADLFHNEAAEIVGVREAFGRRQRSIASPTMAKLWWQAFVDVDVRAVLGAIQAPTLVLARPGDRLVPLEASAALAASIPHAQFHQFAPGPHNSFDIIDDIAEQGLEFFCGSAGSAADERMIKTVMFTDIVGSTARLSDHGDARWRRRLDAHDDLVEHMLAHYGGVRASHTGDGYFALFDGPTRAARCALALVPELATRGIPIRVGIHTGECERRGTEWSGLAVHTGARIGAMAGPGEVLTSRTVRDLSAGSGLRFEALGPQRFKGLADEIDVFRVSGR; translated from the coding sequence ATGGGGGACAACCGGGTGCGGTACGCCCGCAACGGTGACGTGCGACTGGCGTACCGAATGTTCGGGGACTCGGGTCCGGTCGTCATCTGGACACCGGGGTGGGTGGTCAGCGACGTCGACACCATCGACGAGCTGACAAGCCCCTACGGCCGGCTCATTCGTCGGTTCGCCGAATCCCTGCGGTTCGTCATGTGGGACAGACGAGGAACCGGATTGTCCGATCCCGCCGACCACGTCCTGACGCTCGAAGAACGCGTCGCCGATCTCGGCGCGGTCGTCGACGCGGTGGGAGAAGACCGCCCGAGCCTGTCGGGAACCGGCGACGGGGGCGCCATCGCGATCATGTTCGCTGCGATGTACCCGGATTGGATTCACCGGCTCTGCCTCTATGGCACCGCCGCGCGCTTCTCGCAGGACCCGCCGGGATATCCATGGGGCTTCACCCCGGAAGAGATCGAAGGACAACTCGACGAGATCGACCGGAGCTGGGGCGCCGGGGCGCTCGCAGATCTCTTCCACAACGAGGCCGCCGAGATCGTCGGCGTCCGAGAAGCATTCGGTAGGAGACAGCGGTCGATCGCCAGCCCGACAATGGCCAAACTGTGGTGGCAGGCATTCGTCGACGTCGACGTGCGCGCGGTCCTGGGCGCGATCCAGGCGCCGACGCTGGTCCTCGCCCGGCCGGGGGATCGTCTGGTACCCCTCGAAGCCTCGGCGGCGCTGGCGGCGTCGATCCCGCATGCGCAGTTTCACCAGTTCGCGCCCGGGCCCCACAATTCGTTCGACATCATCGACGACATCGCCGAGCAGGGCCTCGAATTCTTTTGCGGAAGTGCTGGTTCGGCCGCTGACGAGCGCATGATCAAGACCGTCATGTTCACCGACATCGTCGGCTCCACCGCACGACTCAGTGACCATGGTGACGCCCGGTGGCGTCGACGGCTCGATGCCCACGACGACCTCGTCGAGCACATGCTGGCCCACTACGGTGGTGTTCGCGCCAGTCACACGGGCGACGGATACTTCGCGCTGTTCGACGGCCCGACCCGGGCCGCTCGCTGCGCGCTCGCACTGGTTCCGGAGCTGGCAACCCGTGGCATCCCCATCCGCGTCGGCATCCATACCGGTGAATGCGAGCGCCGTGGCACCGAATGGAGCGGACTGGCCGTGCACACCGGAGCCAGGATCGGCGCGATGGCAGGCCCCGGTGAGGTACTGACCAGCCGTACCGTGCGCGACCTGTCGGCAGGTTCGGGACTGCGCTTCGAAGCTCTGGGTCCGCAACGCTTCAAGGGACTGGCCGACGAGATCGACGTCTTTCGCGTGAGTGGCCGCTGA
- the rfbA gene encoding glucose-1-phosphate thymidylyltransferase RfbA has translation MRGIILAGGSGTRLYPITMGTSKQLLPVYDKPLIYYPLSTLMMAGIRDIAVITTGHDAPAFRRLLGDGSDFGINLTYAVQDEPDGLAQAFVICADHIGSDSVALVLGDNVFYGPGLGTSLRRFHNVSGGAIFAYWVADPSAYGVVEFAEDGTALSLDEKPATPKSHYAVPGLYFYDNDVVDISRSLRKSARGEYEITEINQRYLDQGRLSVEVLARGTAWLDTGTFDSLLDASDYVRTIERRQGLKISVPEEVAWRVGFIDDDELAARAHKLLKSGYGAYLLQLLER, from the coding sequence ATGCGCGGCATCATCCTGGCCGGAGGTTCGGGTACCCGGCTGTATCCGATCACGATGGGCACCAGCAAGCAGCTGCTGCCCGTCTACGACAAGCCGCTGATCTACTACCCGCTGTCCACCCTGATGATGGCCGGTATCCGGGACATCGCGGTGATCACGACCGGTCACGACGCCCCGGCGTTCCGCAGGCTGCTGGGCGACGGATCGGACTTCGGGATCAACCTCACCTACGCCGTGCAGGACGAACCCGACGGTCTGGCACAGGCTTTCGTGATCTGCGCCGACCACATCGGCAGCGATTCCGTGGCTCTCGTGCTGGGCGACAACGTGTTCTACGGCCCCGGACTGGGAACGAGCCTGCGCAGGTTCCACAACGTCAGCGGCGGAGCCATTTTCGCGTACTGGGTGGCCGATCCGTCGGCCTACGGTGTGGTGGAGTTCGCCGAGGACGGCACCGCGCTGTCACTCGATGAGAAGCCCGCGACGCCGAAATCGCACTACGCGGTGCCTGGGCTGTACTTCTACGACAACGACGTCGTCGACATCTCCCGGTCGCTGCGCAAGTCGGCGCGCGGTGAATACGAGATCACCGAGATCAACCAGAGGTATCTCGACCAGGGCCGGCTCAGCGTCGAAGTGCTGGCGCGGGGAACGGCCTGGCTGGACACCGGGACGTTCGATTCGCTGCTCGACGCCAGCGATTACGTGCGCACGATCGAACGCCGGCAGGGCCTGAAGATCAGCGTGCCCGAGGAAGTGGCCTGGCGCGTCGGGTTCATCGACGACGACGAACTCGCCGCCCGCGCGCACAAGCTGCTCAAGTCCGGTTACGGCGCGTATCTGCTGCAGCTTCTGGAACGCTGA
- a CDS encoding nuclear transport factor 2 family protein: MTTSEMATVLAWHDALNAGDVDTLLSLSSDDIEIGDSHGAAQGHEALRAWAQGLGRTIEPGRIYVHDGVVVVEENTVSASGDAGSAASAFRVVADHVTSVFRHDDLAAALAATELTEADLTG; the protein is encoded by the coding sequence ATGACCACTTCGGAGATGGCCACTGTCCTCGCCTGGCACGACGCGCTCAACGCCGGCGACGTCGACACCCTGCTGTCGCTCTCCAGCGACGACATTGAGATCGGCGATTCCCACGGCGCCGCGCAGGGTCACGAGGCACTGCGCGCGTGGGCGCAGGGGCTGGGCCGCACGATCGAGCCCGGCCGCATCTACGTCCACGACGGCGTCGTGGTGGTCGAGGAGAACACCGTCTCGGCGTCCGGGGACGCCGGTTCGGCCGCTTCGGCGTTTCGTGTCGTCGCCGATCACGTCACATCGGTGTTCCGGCACGACGACCTGGCCGCCGCGCTGGCGGCGACCGAACTGACCGAAGCCGACCTGACCGGCTGA